One Nitrospira sp. DNA window includes the following coding sequences:
- a CDS encoding spermidine/putrescine import ABC transporter permease protein PotB, with translation MQIQELPPSHEISRSSCLPCWLAVPGLIWMALFFLVPLGLVFAISFASRGTYGGILWEFTFANYLDLFHPLYGKILGQSMWYAGLTTAICFVLGFPLAYAIARSPARLQPFLLLLVMLPFWTNFLVRTYAWMVLLRQDGLINRFLTALGAVDRPLELLYTPTAVVIGLVYGYLPFMVLPLYVAVERLDPLLVEAAWDLYASRWAVFTRVVLPLTKPGIVGGCMLVFIPSVGSFITPDLLGGARSMMIGNLIQHEYLVVRDWPLGSAVSFVLMAVVMAAVVLYYRQASRADGPLEGR, from the coding sequence ATGCAGATCCAGGAACTGCCTCCCAGCCACGAGATTTCTCGCTCTTCCTGCCTTCCCTGTTGGCTGGCGGTTCCGGGTCTGATTTGGATGGCGTTGTTCTTTCTGGTGCCGCTCGGGCTGGTGTTCGCGATCAGCTTCGCGTCGCGCGGCACCTATGGCGGTATCCTGTGGGAATTCACCTTTGCGAACTACCTCGACCTTTTCCACCCGCTGTACGGCAAGATTCTCGGCCAGTCGATGTGGTATGCCGGTCTGACCACGGCCATCTGTTTCGTCCTGGGTTTTCCGCTCGCCTATGCCATTGCCCGGAGTCCTGCCCGCCTGCAGCCGTTCCTGCTGCTCCTCGTCATGCTCCCCTTCTGGACGAATTTCCTCGTGCGGACGTATGCCTGGATGGTCCTGCTGCGCCAGGACGGGCTCATCAACCGGTTCTTGACGGCGCTCGGGGCGGTGGATAGGCCGTTGGAATTGCTCTATACGCCGACGGCCGTCGTGATCGGATTGGTCTATGGCTACCTGCCCTTCATGGTCCTGCCGCTCTATGTGGCGGTCGAACGGCTGGACCCGTTGCTGGTGGAGGCGGCCTGGGATCTGTATGCCTCGCGCTGGGCAGTCTTCACAAGGGTGGTCCTTCCGCTCACCAAGCCCGGCATCGTCGGGGGTTGCATGCTGGTGTTCATTCCGTCGGTCGGTTCGTTCATCACACCGGATCTGCTGGGCGGGGCCAGAAGCATGATGATCGGCAATCTCATCCAACATGAATACCTCGTGGTGCGGGACTGGCCGTTGGGATCGGCGGTCTCGTTTGTCTTGATGGCGGTGGTCATGGCGGCGGTGGTTCTCTATTACCGCCAGGCTTCTCGTGCCGACGGACCGTTGGAGGGGCGATGA
- a CDS encoding CzcABC family efflux RND transporter, outer membrane protein, with product MRTSMRIALACAACCCLCVLLASGGTAQAAEPVLAAPVPPPAVRLSLTEAMALFLKENLDLLIAKYGIDSSKGQQITARLFPNPVLQIGSVASFTQGNTLANSGSFATQVQQLFELAGKRGYRIESAGFGVQTAEADFEDAVRQLGFTIKDSYYRVLVAQRRLALAEENRDRFARILDVNTIRFKKGYIAEVDLIRIRLQVVDFQSQVIEAIQEGESARAELRQLLRLSPATKLELTTEMDYRRVDPDMGKLRSVALEIRPDIKGRRAALSQREADLKLAKAYRIPDVTIGAGYSVQGPRGPDNQQMGILNLGVPLPLFNRNQGGILQAEVGVQSAQADLDRTVNRVENQVDVAYRNLLQSRRLVEAYLAGVLDDARSTFTIVERAYERGGATILDLLDAARTSRTIQQNFIEALFSYQHNLFQLESSVGQEIPS from the coding sequence GTGCGCACATCGATGCGTATTGCGTTGGCCTGTGCGGCCTGTTGCTGCCTGTGCGTCCTCCTGGCCAGCGGCGGGACGGCGCAGGCCGCGGAACCGGTCTTGGCCGCCCCGGTTCCTCCTCCTGCAGTTCGCTTGAGTCTGACTGAAGCGATGGCCCTCTTCCTGAAGGAGAATCTCGACCTGCTCATCGCCAAATATGGAATCGATTCGAGCAAGGGGCAGCAGATCACGGCTCGGCTCTTTCCGAATCCCGTGCTGCAGATCGGCAGCGTCGCCTCGTTTACCCAAGGCAATACCTTGGCCAATTCAGGTTCCTTCGCGACGCAGGTGCAGCAGTTGTTCGAATTGGCCGGCAAACGCGGTTATCGCATCGAGAGCGCCGGGTTCGGGGTCCAAACGGCGGAGGCGGATTTTGAAGACGCCGTCCGGCAGTTGGGCTTTACGATCAAGGATTCCTACTATCGCGTGCTGGTGGCGCAACGGCGGCTGGCGCTGGCGGAGGAAAATCGGGATCGTTTCGCGCGGATCCTGGACGTCAACACGATTCGCTTCAAGAAAGGCTATATCGCCGAGGTCGATCTGATCAGGATCAGGCTCCAGGTGGTCGACTTTCAGTCGCAAGTCATCGAGGCCATTCAAGAAGGCGAGTCTGCCAGGGCCGAGTTGCGTCAGTTGCTTCGCCTGTCGCCCGCCACGAAGCTGGAGCTGACGACGGAGATGGACTACCGGCGGGTCGATCCCGACATGGGAAAATTGAGATCAGTAGCGTTGGAAATCCGTCCCGACATCAAGGGCCGGCGGGCGGCGCTGTCGCAGCGCGAGGCGGATTTGAAGCTGGCCAAGGCCTATCGGATTCCGGATGTGACGATCGGCGCCGGGTACTCGGTACAGGGCCCACGGGGTCCCGACAACCAGCAGATGGGGATCTTGAACCTGGGGGTACCCCTGCCGCTGTTCAACCGCAACCAGGGCGGCATCCTCCAGGCCGAAGTCGGCGTACAATCGGCGCAGGCCGATTTGGACCGGACGGTCAACCGAGTGGAAAACCAGGTGGACGTGGCCTATCGCAACCTGCTCCAGAGCCGCCGGTTGGTGGAGGCCTATTTGGCCGGCGTGCTGGACGACGCCCGCTCGACCTTCACGATCGTCGAACGGGCCTATGAACGGGGAGGCGCCACGATTCTGGACCTGCTCGATGCAGCCCGCACGTCCCGCACCATTCAGCAGAATTTCATCGAAGCGCTCTTTTCCTATCAGCACAACCTGTTCCAGCTGGAAAGTTCGGTCGGACAGGAGATTCCGTCATGA
- a CDS encoding CzcABC family efflux RND transporter, transmembrane protein, translating into MIVRIVELSLVQRFLICALGFSLLFGGLYAFQQLDIVAYPDPSPPMVEVITQFPGWSAEEIERQITIPIEVALNGAPGLTDIRSLSIFGLSDIKVYFDFGTQYFFDRQEVVNRLATISLPQNVQPALSPWWAIAEIYRYQLAGEGKTSLTDLKTIQDWQLRREFRRVPGVIDVTAFGGTTREYHVDIDPGKLISYGVSLAQVMEALTNSNANVGGNYLTVGAQNYNIRGLGLINGLEDIENVMVAEKEGTPIFVKTLGTVSVGHRVRLGKVGIDDNDDVVEGVILLQRGYKALSVLERVRDKVEELNKWKLPEGVKVKTFYDRTALIHTTVETVTDILISGMVLVFVILFVFLGHLRASIIVALTIPMSLLFTFTMMVLIGQSANLISLGAIDFGIIVDATLVMVESIFFHLAHDRRLGLTVPQLIVRASRQVGRPIFFSTAIIVVAFIPLFTMTGVPGKIFAPMSITYGFALFGALLMAFTLAPVLCSLLLNGVVKEQDTKFVRVIRRSYLAVLRWALANNVKVIGAALVLLVTAFGAMQFVGGEFMPALEEGNLWVRATMPVDISFDEAARLTGEIRQMFRRSPEVVTIVSQLGRPDDGTDPTSFFNAEFLANLKPRKDWRPGLDKDRLVEEIEARLRTIPGLIFNFSQVIQDNVEEAMSGVKGENSIKLFGTDLKTMEAKAVEIEAVMKGVRGVKDLGIFRLVGQPNLLIQVDREASARYGLRVSDVNAVVQAAVGGQAVTQVFEGERLFDLVVRFLPEFRRDAEAIGNILVNTPNGARIPLKQVATIKTHTGAFIIYRENNERYIPIKFSVRDRDLESTVKEAQGKMAKAVTLPERYRLEWAGQYDQLTDEQKRLTMIVPVSLVIILFLLYTTFNSLKNALLVLVTVPFALIGGIFSLVLTGTHFSISAAVGVISTLGVAILGGVLLISRIEDFRLGGVELREAILKGADVQMRPILMATLAAAIGLLPAALATGIGSQAQQPLARVVVGGMLTAAVLILVVLPVLYEVVHRRREISRSVHEETRTRGSP; encoded by the coding sequence ATGATCGTTCGAATCGTCGAGCTGTCCCTCGTTCAGCGGTTCCTCATCTGCGCACTCGGATTCAGTCTCCTCTTCGGGGGGCTCTACGCCTTCCAACAGCTCGACATCGTGGCCTATCCGGACCCCTCCCCTCCGATGGTCGAGGTGATCACCCAGTTTCCCGGCTGGTCTGCGGAAGAGATCGAACGGCAAATCACGATTCCCATCGAAGTGGCCTTGAACGGCGCCCCCGGTCTCACCGACATCCGGTCCCTGTCTATTTTCGGCTTGAGCGACATCAAGGTCTATTTCGACTTCGGGACGCAATATTTTTTCGACCGGCAGGAAGTCGTCAACCGTCTTGCGACCATCAGCCTTCCGCAAAACGTGCAGCCGGCCCTGTCCCCCTGGTGGGCGATTGCGGAGATCTACCGGTACCAGCTGGCGGGCGAAGGGAAGACGAGCCTGACCGACCTCAAGACGATTCAAGACTGGCAGCTGCGGCGGGAATTCCGGCGGGTGCCGGGGGTCATCGACGTGACGGCCTTCGGGGGAACGACCAGGGAGTACCACGTCGATATCGATCCCGGGAAATTGATCAGTTACGGGGTCAGTCTCGCGCAGGTCATGGAAGCCTTGACCAACAGTAACGCCAACGTCGGCGGCAACTACCTCACCGTGGGGGCGCAGAACTACAACATCCGCGGGCTCGGGCTCATCAACGGCCTGGAGGATATCGAAAACGTCATGGTGGCGGAGAAGGAAGGTACTCCCATTTTCGTGAAGACGCTCGGGACGGTGTCGGTGGGCCACCGGGTGCGGCTGGGCAAGGTCGGGATCGACGACAACGACGATGTGGTCGAAGGGGTGATTCTGTTGCAGCGCGGCTACAAGGCGCTCTCGGTGTTGGAGAGGGTGCGGGACAAGGTCGAGGAGTTGAACAAGTGGAAGTTGCCGGAAGGGGTGAAGGTCAAGACCTTCTACGATCGGACTGCCTTGATCCATACGACGGTCGAAACGGTCACCGATATTCTGATCAGCGGCATGGTGCTGGTCTTCGTCATCCTGTTCGTCTTCCTCGGCCATTTGCGCGCCTCGATCATCGTCGCGCTGACGATTCCGATGTCCTTGCTGTTTACCTTCACGATGATGGTCTTGATCGGGCAGTCCGCCAACCTGATTTCTCTCGGCGCCATCGATTTCGGTATCATCGTGGATGCGACGCTGGTGATGGTGGAAAGCATCTTTTTCCACCTCGCACACGATCGGCGCCTGGGACTGACGGTGCCGCAACTGATCGTCAGGGCGTCACGCCAGGTGGGGCGGCCGATTTTCTTCTCCACGGCCATCATCGTGGTCGCCTTCATTCCCCTGTTCACGATGACCGGCGTGCCGGGGAAGATTTTCGCGCCCATGTCCATCACCTACGGCTTTGCGCTGTTCGGCGCATTGCTCATGGCCTTTACGCTGGCACCGGTCCTCTGCTCGCTGCTGTTGAACGGGGTGGTCAAGGAGCAGGATACGAAGTTCGTGCGCGTGATTCGCCGGAGTTACCTCGCCGTGTTGCGATGGGCGTTGGCGAACAACGTGAAGGTGATCGGGGCGGCGCTGGTCCTGCTGGTGACGGCCTTCGGAGCCATGCAGTTCGTCGGCGGGGAGTTCATGCCGGCGCTGGAGGAGGGGAACCTCTGGGTGCGCGCCACGATGCCGGTCGACATTTCCTTCGACGAGGCAGCCCGCTTGACCGGAGAAATCCGGCAGATGTTCCGGCGGTCGCCGGAAGTCGTCACGATCGTCTCTCAGCTCGGGAGGCCGGACGACGGGACCGACCCCACGAGCTTTTTCAATGCCGAGTTCCTGGCCAACCTCAAGCCTCGCAAGGACTGGCGGCCCGGGTTGGACAAGGACCGGCTGGTGGAGGAAATCGAAGCGCGACTCAGGACCATTCCCGGACTCATCTTCAATTTTTCGCAGGTGATTCAGGACAATGTGGAAGAGGCCATGTCCGGCGTGAAGGGCGAGAATTCGATCAAGTTGTTCGGCACCGACCTGAAGACCATGGAAGCGAAGGCGGTCGAGATCGAAGCGGTCATGAAGGGGGTGCGCGGGGTCAAGGACCTGGGGATCTTCCGGCTGGTGGGGCAGCCCAATCTCTTGATCCAAGTGGATCGGGAGGCCAGCGCCCGGTACGGCCTGCGCGTGTCGGACGTCAATGCTGTTGTCCAAGCGGCGGTGGGCGGGCAGGCGGTGACCCAGGTCTTCGAAGGGGAACGGCTGTTCGATCTCGTGGTCCGGTTCCTGCCGGAGTTTCGGCGGGACGCCGAGGCCATCGGCAACATTCTCGTCAATACGCCCAATGGAGCGCGGATTCCGTTGAAGCAGGTGGCGACGATCAAGACCCACACCGGCGCCTTCATCATCTATCGGGAGAACAACGAGCGGTATATCCCGATCAAGTTCAGCGTCCGCGACCGCGACCTTGAGAGCACGGTGAAGGAGGCCCAGGGCAAGATGGCCAAGGCCGTCACGCTTCCGGAGCGCTACCGCCTCGAATGGGCGGGCCAATACGATCAGCTCACCGACGAGCAAAAACGGCTGACGATGATCGTGCCGGTGAGCCTCGTGATCATTCTGTTCCTGCTCTATACGACCTTCAATTCGCTCAAGAACGCGCTGCTGGTGCTGGTCACGGTGCCGTTCGCGCTGATCGGGGGGATTTTTTCCCTCGTGTTGACCGGGACCCATTTCAGCATTTCGGCAGCCGTGGGAGTCATTTCGACGCTGGGAGTAGCGATTCTCGGGGGAGTCCTGTTAATCTCTCGTATTGAGGATTTTCGATTGGGAGGCGTCGAATTGCGGGAAGCCATCTTGAAAGGCGCGGATGTTCAGATGCGTCCCATCCTCATGGCCACGCTGGCCGCCGCCATCGGATTGCTTCCGGCGGCCTTGGCCACCGGCATCGGGTCGCAGGCGCAACAACCGCTGGCCCGAGTGGTGGTGGGGGGGATGTTGACCGCAGCGGTGCTGATTTTGGTCGTCCTTCCGGTGTTGTATGAAGTCGTGCATCGACGCCGAGAGATCAGTCGTTCGGTGCACGAAGAGACGAGAACGAGGGGTTCACCATGA
- a CDS encoding Glucose-1-phosphate adenylyltransferase codes for MAKIFTMVLAGGKGERLHPLTDQRAKPAVPFGGKYRIIDFTLSNCLNSGLRRIAVLIQYKSHSLDRHIRTGWNILNPELGEYIVSIPPQQRISEDWYRGTADAVFQNLFLLDNDQPEFLLVLAGDHIYKMNYADMYNLLLEKQADAVVGAIETPLADANRFGVIAVDEDRRILSFDEKPDKPMHIPGDPSQAFVSMGIYLFRTDVVREQLIRDAKEGTKHDFGKNIIPRMIKENRVYAFKFQDENKKAVKYWRDIGTLDAYWEANMDLVAVDPLFNLYDQEWPIRTYQGQFPPAKFVFAQDFQGGRMGVALDSVVCGGCIISGGRVQNSVLSPNVRVHDHADVRESVVMENVVIGEHARIRRAIIDKDVIIPPKTEIGFDQVADRQRFKVTDSGLVVISKGMKLHAAVDSSG; via the coding sequence ATGGCCAAGATTTTCACCATGGTTCTCGCCGGCGGCAAGGGCGAGCGTCTGCATCCCCTCACGGACCAACGTGCGAAACCGGCGGTCCCATTCGGCGGAAAATATCGCATCATCGACTTTACCCTCAGCAACTGCTTGAATTCCGGCCTGCGCCGGATCGCCGTCCTGATCCAGTACAAGTCCCATTCGCTCGACCGCCATATCCGCACGGGCTGGAACATTCTCAACCCGGAGTTGGGTGAATACATCGTCTCCATTCCCCCGCAGCAGCGCATCAGCGAGGACTGGTATCGGGGCACCGCCGACGCGGTCTTTCAGAATCTGTTCCTGCTCGACAACGACCAACCGGAATTCCTCTTGGTCCTGGCGGGCGACCATATCTACAAGATGAACTACGCCGACATGTACAACCTCCTGCTGGAGAAGCAGGCGGATGCGGTCGTCGGCGCGATCGAAACGCCGCTGGCGGACGCCAACCGGTTCGGCGTCATCGCGGTGGATGAAGACCGGCGGATCTTGAGCTTCGACGAAAAACCGGACAAACCGATGCACATTCCCGGCGATCCGTCGCAGGCCTTCGTTTCGATGGGCATCTATCTGTTTCGGACGGACGTGGTGCGAGAGCAGCTCATCCGCGACGCCAAAGAGGGCACGAAACACGATTTCGGGAAAAACATCATTCCCCGCATGATCAAGGAAAACCGGGTCTATGCCTTCAAGTTCCAGGACGAGAACAAGAAGGCCGTGAAATATTGGCGCGACATCGGCACGCTCGACGCCTATTGGGAAGCCAACATGGACCTCGTGGCAGTCGACCCCCTCTTCAACCTCTATGACCAGGAATGGCCCATCCGCACCTATCAAGGGCAATTCCCTCCGGCCAAGTTCGTCTTTGCGCAAGACTTCCAGGGCGGCCGCATGGGGGTGGCGCTCGACTCCGTTGTGTGCGGCGGCTGTATCATTTCCGGCGGCCGCGTGCAGAATTCTGTCCTTTCGCCGAACGTTCGCGTCCACGACCACGCCGATGTGCGGGAATCCGTCGTGATGGAAAACGTGGTGATCGGCGAGCACGCCCGCATCCGGCGCGCGATCATCGACAAGGACGTCATCATCCCGCCCAAGACCGAGATCGGCTTCGACCAAGTCGCCGACCGCCAACGGTTCAAAGTCACCGATTCCGGATTGGTCGTCATCTCAAAGGGAATGAAACTGCATGCCGCCGTCGATTCATCCGGTTGA
- a CDS encoding CzcABC family efflux RND transporter, membrane fusion protein, with protein sequence MIVRTKPLVLLAGSLALWACSQTQEPNSAPAATSSGSASSETAPQASGQIETAVVDFKPVQPELVLVGKIAYGEDRYSKISSPLQGRVVEVRARLGDRVEAGATLLVIDSSDITAAYSEFVKEASELEYATRAQELAKELYATKALALKDLKLAENDLIKARAEFRRAKERLLSLRIPAAELEKPLAQQRITSRFEMKSPLTGTVVERAVTPGQSVGSDASQVLFTVADLDRLQVVADVYERDLALVKVSQVGRINVEAYPGTDFASVVASIGDVVDPNTRTIKVRAWVDNRDQRLKPEMFARLRLDVGDASPFLTIPKEAVVEIDGKHFVYLVEAPDRYVKREVVVSNVSSDQVRILEGLTSGQRIVTKGAVLVKGQEVKG encoded by the coding sequence ATGATCGTGCGGACGAAGCCTCTCGTTTTGCTGGCCGGGAGCCTTGCGCTGTGGGCCTGCAGTCAAACGCAAGAACCGAATTCCGCTCCTGCTGCGACCTCGTCCGGGAGCGCCTCGTCCGAGACCGCCCCTCAGGCTTCCGGCCAAATTGAAACAGCCGTCGTGGATTTCAAGCCGGTCCAACCGGAACTGGTGCTGGTCGGGAAGATCGCCTATGGCGAGGACCGCTACTCGAAGATTTCCTCGCCGCTGCAGGGGCGGGTGGTGGAGGTGCGGGCTCGTTTGGGCGATCGCGTGGAGGCGGGCGCGACGCTTCTGGTGATCGACAGTTCCGATATCACGGCGGCCTATTCCGAATTCGTGAAGGAGGCCTCGGAACTCGAATATGCTACGCGGGCGCAGGAATTGGCCAAGGAACTGTACGCCACCAAGGCCTTGGCGCTGAAGGATCTCAAACTGGCCGAGAACGACTTGATCAAGGCGCGGGCAGAATTCCGGCGGGCGAAGGAACGGTTGCTGTCGTTGCGTATTCCCGCCGCTGAGTTGGAAAAGCCGCTGGCTCAACAGCGCATTACCTCACGTTTCGAGATGAAGAGTCCCTTGACCGGGACCGTGGTCGAGCGGGCGGTGACCCCTGGGCAATCCGTCGGCAGCGACGCCAGCCAGGTGTTGTTCACGGTCGCCGATCTGGATCGGCTGCAGGTCGTGGCGGATGTCTATGAACGGGACTTGGCGCTGGTCAAGGTCAGCCAGGTGGGACGCATCAACGTGGAGGCTTACCCCGGGACGGATTTTGCGTCCGTGGTGGCATCGATCGGGGATGTGGTCGATCCGAACACCCGCACGATCAAGGTCCGCGCCTGGGTGGATAACCGGGATCAACGGTTGAAGCCGGAAATGTTCGCGCGGCTCCGGCTGGATGTCGGCGATGCCAGTCCCTTCCTGACGATTCCCAAGGAGGCGGTGGTCGAGATCGACGGCAAACATTTCGTCTATCTGGTGGAGGCGCCCGACCGTTATGTGAAGCGCGAGGTGGTGGTCTCCAATGTCTCCAGCGATCAGGTCCGCATTCTTGAGGGCCTGACCTCCGGCCAACGCATCGTGACCAAGGGCGCGGTCCTCGTCAAGGGACAAGAGGTGAAGGGGTGA
- a CDS encoding spermidine/putrescine import ABC transporter permease protein PotC, whose product MRRGSASLNAVSTLALLFLYGPIFVLVLYSFNAAHLSMAWSGATLKWYGALLHDEALLTATANSLLIAAVSTLGAVCLGGLLALGMERMPSRRQQAIEGGLVLPLVIPEVMLGVALMLFFVSLAMPLGLMTVILGHIVFNIPLVTIMLRTRLRKLDPALREAAADLGADSWQVFRYVTLPLLRPALWGSILVAFTVSLDDFLVTFFTAGPGATTLPLKVYSMIKSGVTPEINALSALLLVISMGCIGVALHLQRREV is encoded by the coding sequence ATGAGGCGCGGATCGGCAAGCCTGAACGCAGTCAGTACCTTGGCGCTACTGTTCCTCTACGGGCCGATCTTCGTGTTGGTGCTGTATTCGTTCAATGCCGCCCACCTGTCGATGGCCTGGAGCGGGGCGACGCTCAAATGGTACGGGGCGCTCTTGCACGACGAGGCGTTGCTGACCGCCACCGCGAACAGCCTGCTCATTGCGGCGGTCTCCACCCTCGGAGCCGTCTGCCTGGGTGGGCTGCTCGCGCTCGGCATGGAACGGATGCCGAGTCGCAGACAACAGGCCATCGAAGGCGGTCTGGTGTTGCCGCTCGTGATCCCGGAAGTGATGCTGGGGGTGGCACTGATGTTGTTCTTCGTGTCGCTCGCGATGCCGCTCGGTCTCATGACGGTCATCCTCGGTCACATTGTGTTCAATATTCCGCTCGTGACGATCATGCTCCGGACGAGGTTGCGCAAACTCGATCCGGCGCTGCGTGAGGCGGCAGCGGATCTGGGCGCCGATTCCTGGCAGGTGTTTCGCTACGTCACGCTGCCGTTGCTGCGGCCTGCTCTGTGGGGCTCGATCCTGGTGGCCTTCACCGTGTCGCTGGACGATTTTCTGGTGACTTTCTTTACTGCCGGCCCCGGGGCGACGACCTTGCCGCTGAAGGTCTATTCGATGATCAAATCCGGCGTCACGCCCGAGATCAACGCCCTGTCCGCGCTGCTGTTGGTGATCTCGATGGGCTGTATCGGCGTGGCTCTGCATCTGCAACGCCGCGAGGTCTGA
- a CDS encoding spermidine/putrescine import ABC transporter ATP-binding protein PotA, with the protein MAMPPIPPSSCSDEPLSSPPTIDVRGILRRHGLVTAVDRVSFQVRRGEFFSILGPSGAGKTSVLRMLAGFEDPDEGEILIDGQSMVGIPPNRRPVNLVFQSYALFPHLTVFENVAFGLKMRRVSTPTIHEQVRLALTMVKLLGKEARMPAQLSGGEQQRVALARALVNKPAVVLLDEPLAALDQQLRQEMQVELKSIQEQGGLTCVCVTHHQEEAMVMSDRIAVMHQGRMWQVGSPREVYERPCNLFVSRFLGVSNELSGRVGDPVGEERLFHPTDDGQPPVLVRTDSGDQAGRPATLSLRPEQLRMARERPATSDPVLSGRIEKAFFVGSEMKYLVRVVHDRLWETRTRPGIPRQSFAPGEPVFLHWSTSDGRLFFE; encoded by the coding sequence ATGGCGATGCCGCCCATTCCGCCCTCCTCTTGTTCCGATGAACCTCTTTCTTCCCCTCCGACGATCGATGTCCGCGGGATCCTGCGCCGCCACGGGCTGGTCACGGCCGTCGATCGGGTCAGTTTCCAGGTTCGCCGGGGCGAATTTTTCTCCATCCTCGGTCCGAGCGGCGCGGGGAAAACCTCGGTGCTCCGCATGCTGGCCGGCTTCGAAGACCCGGACGAAGGCGAGATACTGATCGACGGGCAATCGATGGTCGGGATACCGCCCAATCGCCGGCCCGTGAACCTGGTGTTTCAATCCTACGCGCTGTTTCCCCATTTGACCGTTTTCGAGAACGTCGCCTTCGGCTTGAAGATGCGGCGCGTCTCCACACCCACCATCCACGAACAGGTGCGCCTGGCCTTGACCATGGTCAAGTTGCTCGGCAAGGAAGCGCGGATGCCCGCGCAATTGTCCGGCGGCGAACAGCAGCGGGTGGCGTTGGCCCGCGCCCTGGTGAATAAGCCGGCCGTGGTCTTGCTCGACGAACCGTTGGCGGCGCTGGACCAGCAGCTGCGCCAAGAGATGCAGGTCGAGCTGAAATCCATTCAGGAGCAGGGGGGGCTGACCTGTGTCTGCGTTACGCACCACCAAGAAGAGGCGATGGTGATGTCGGATCGGATCGCCGTGATGCATCAAGGCCGCATGTGGCAGGTCGGCAGTCCGCGCGAGGTCTATGAACGGCCCTGCAACCTGTTCGTATCGCGATTCCTCGGGGTTTCGAACGAACTTTCCGGCAGGGTCGGCGATCCGGTGGGGGAGGAACGCCTCTTTCACCCGACCGACGATGGGCAGCCGCCGGTCTTGGTCCGCACCGATTCGGGTGACCAGGCCGGTCGCCCGGCGACCTTGTCCCTTCGTCCTGAGCAGCTTCGGATGGCGCGCGAGCGGCCGGCGACGTCCGATCCGGTGCTCTCCGGCCGGATCGAAAAAGCGTTCTTCGTCGGGAGTGAGATGAAATACCTGGTTCGAGTCGTCCACGATCGCTTATGGGAAACCAGGACGAGACCGGGAATACCTCGGCAATCCTTCGCGCCGGGAGAGCCTGTCTTTCTCCACTGGTCCACATCCGACGGACGGCTGTTCTTCGAGTGA
- a CDS encoding spermidine/putrescine import ABC transporter substrate-binding protein PotD, whose product MLLLLRRMGVSFLGLLWLGGALSSCGQQHDGDAVSARPVLHYFTWSDYVGPEIIQEFERRERAKVVVDTFSSNEELLAKLQSGATGYDVAVPSDFMVAIMIQQGLLSELDPRELPHAAMLEPHLQALHFDPEHRYSVPYLWGTVGIGYDSAVIPTPPESWSVLWDPRYQGRISMLNDQREVFGAVLRAMGQSMNSTDPQVIEAAKERLLQQKPLVKTYTSDHYDQLLTSGEVVLAHGWGGPVARAMVERPSIRYVVPKEGATVWADCLVVLRTAPQKRLAMRFIDYLMEPEVAARTSERLRFAAASRPARELVSEATRQNPAIYPPPDHLDRVEWMRDVGRAIRAYDRAWTELKMQ is encoded by the coding sequence GTGCTGCTCCTGCTCAGACGCATGGGAGTGTCGTTTTTGGGCCTGCTCTGGCTCGGCGGCGCTCTTTCGTCTTGCGGGCAACAGCACGATGGTGATGCCGTTTCGGCGCGGCCGGTGCTGCATTACTTTACCTGGTCCGACTATGTGGGGCCCGAGATCATCCAGGAATTCGAGCGGCGCGAACGGGCCAAGGTGGTGGTCGATACCTTCAGCAGCAATGAAGAGCTGTTGGCGAAGTTGCAGAGCGGCGCGACCGGGTACGACGTGGCGGTGCCGTCGGATTTCATGGTGGCCATCATGATCCAACAAGGCCTGCTCAGCGAGTTGGATCCGCGGGAATTGCCCCATGCCGCCATGTTGGAACCGCACCTGCAGGCCCTCCACTTCGACCCGGAGCATCGTTACTCAGTCCCCTACCTCTGGGGCACGGTGGGCATCGGATACGATTCGGCCGTGATCCCTACGCCGCCGGAGAGCTGGTCGGTCTTGTGGGACCCCCGTTATCAAGGCCGCATCAGCATGTTGAACGACCAGCGGGAGGTCTTTGGGGCGGTGTTGCGTGCGATGGGGCAGTCGATGAACAGCACGGACCCGCAGGTGATCGAGGCGGCGAAAGAGCGATTGCTGCAGCAGAAACCACTCGTAAAGACCTATACGAGCGACCATTACGACCAGTTGTTGACCTCGGGGGAAGTGGTCCTCGCCCACGGCTGGGGAGGGCCGGTGGCGCGGGCCATGGTAGAGCGGCCCTCCATCCGATACGTGGTGCCGAAGGAAGGGGCGACGGTCTGGGCCGATTGCCTGGTGGTGCTCCGGACCGCACCGCAGAAACGGCTGGCCATGCGCTTCATCGATTACTTGATGGAACCGGAAGTCGCGGCTCGTACCTCGGAGCGGTTGCGGTTCGCTGCCGCTTCCCGGCCGGCTCGGGAACTGGTGAGTGAGGCGACGAGACAGAATCCTGCGATCTACCCGCCGCCGGATCATCTGGACCGGGTGGAGTGGATGAGAGATGTTGGACGGGCCATCCGTGCCTACGACCGGGCCTGGACGGAATTGAAGATGCAATGA